Proteins from a single region of Desulfovibrio sp.:
- a CDS encoding 50S ribosomal protein L1, producing the protein MPKHGKKYRSAVEGIDQTVKFDLADAVKMAIQAGPAKFDETVDVAMCLGVDPKYSDQMVRGAVTLPHGLGKTIRVAVFCKGDKAAEAKAAGADIVGAEDLVEQIQGGMLNFDKAVATPDMMALVGKIGRVLGPRGLMPNAKTGTVTMNVTDAVKELKAGRVEFKVDKAGVLHAPLGKKSFGPEKILDNFKALLDTVIRLKPGSAKGTYLKSMAVATTMGPGFKIDPAAIKKFLEG; encoded by the coding sequence ATGCCCAAGCACGGAAAGAAATATCGCAGCGCTGTTGAAGGAATCGACCAGACCGTGAAGTTCGATCTGGCCGACGCCGTGAAAATGGCCATCCAGGCCGGTCCCGCTAAGTTCGACGAGACTGTCGACGTGGCCATGTGCCTTGGCGTCGACCCCAAGTACTCCGACCAGATGGTGCGCGGCGCCGTCACCCTGCCTCACGGCCTGGGTAAGACCATCCGCGTGGCCGTATTCTGCAAGGGAGACAAGGCCGCCGAAGCCAAGGCCGCCGGGGCCGACATCGTCGGAGCCGAGGACCTGGTCGAGCAGATTCAGGGCGGCATGCTCAACTTCGACAAGGCCGTGGCCACCCCGGACATGATGGCTCTGGTCGGCAAGATCGGCCGCGTGCTCGGCCCCCGTGGTTTGATGCCCAACGCCAAGACCGGCACCGTGACCATGAACGTCACCGACGCCGTGAAGGAACTCAAGGCCGGCCGCGTGGAGTTCAAGGTCGACAAGGCCGGCGTGCTCCATGCCCCCCTGGGCAAGAAGAGCTTCGGCCCCGAGAAGATCCTCGACAACTTCAAGGCTCTTCTGGACACCGTGATCCGCTTGAAGCCTGGTTCCGCCAAGGGAACCTACCTGAAGTCCATGGCGGTAGCCACCACCATGGGGCCTGGCTTCAAGATCGATCCGGCTGCCATCAAGAAGTTCCTGGAAGGCTAA